The following proteins are co-located in the Tardibacter chloracetimidivorans genome:
- a CDS encoding zinc-finger domain-containing protein — protein sequence MIPPPEIIRVETARVACDGDGGPLGHPRVFLQIDEKGFVDCGYCDRRFVLGGGVADRAQGEAA from the coding sequence ATGATACCGCCGCCCGAGATCATCCGCGTCGAAACCGCCCGCGTCGCCTGCGACGGCGATGGCGGCCCGCTTGGCCATCCCCGAGTCTTTCTCCAGATCGACGAGAAGGGTTTCGTCGATTGCGGCTATTGCGACCGCCGCTTCGTGCTGGGGGGTGGCGTGGCGGACAGGGCGCAGGGCGAGGCCGCCTGA
- a CDS encoding replicative DNA helicase, whose protein sequence is MVSTPIRLVPDDMPEAASLPQNVEAEAALLGALMIDNRLVEDVQIRLKPEHFFSPLHGRIYEAVLKLADRNMVASPVTLKPLFEGDEEMRALGGPGYLAELTGNSAALIGARDFAEQIYDLALLRELVRVGRDMVQGALDTSADVNPRGRIEEAEIALYRVAEDGQVGGGVKTFGQATMLAVEMAERALNSGGHLSGITTGLEGLNSKIGGLHRSDLVILAGRPAMGKTALATNMAFSAAMRLIRDRQDGIDEGQSPGAGVAFFSLEMSADQLATRILAEQSGISSESLRMGKISRDEFRNLARAAADLQQLPLYIDDTPALSIAALRTRARRLKRQRGIGMIVVDYLQLLQGSSRQASENRVNEISEITRGLKTLAKELNLPVLALSQLSRQVEQREDKRPQLSDLRESGTIEQDADIVLFVFREEYYHASKKPEDGSEKFEKWLDKAHRIDGRAEVIVAKQRHGSTGIVPMMFHKQTTKFSDAVDDGYLPAQYE, encoded by the coding sequence ATGGTTTCAACCCCGATACGACTCGTGCCCGACGATATGCCGGAAGCCGCCAGCCTGCCCCAGAACGTGGAGGCGGAGGCCGCGCTTCTAGGCGCGCTGATGATCGACAACCGCCTCGTGGAGGATGTGCAGATCAGGCTGAAGCCGGAGCATTTCTTTTCTCCCCTCCACGGCCGCATCTATGAGGCGGTGCTGAAGCTTGCCGACCGCAACATGGTGGCGAGCCCGGTCACGCTGAAGCCGCTGTTCGAAGGCGATGAGGAGATGCGCGCGCTGGGCGGGCCGGGCTATCTCGCTGAACTGACGGGCAACAGCGCGGCCCTGATCGGCGCACGGGACTTTGCCGAGCAGATCTACGACCTCGCGCTGCTGCGCGAGCTGGTGCGCGTGGGGCGCGACATGGTGCAGGGCGCGCTCGATACCTCGGCCGATGTCAACCCGCGCGGCCGGATAGAAGAGGCCGAGATCGCGCTCTACCGCGTCGCCGAGGACGGGCAGGTGGGCGGCGGCGTCAAGACCTTTGGCCAAGCGACGATGCTGGCGGTGGAAATGGCCGAGCGCGCGCTCAATTCGGGCGGGCATCTGTCGGGCATCACCACCGGGCTGGAAGGGCTCAACTCCAAGATCGGCGGGTTGCATCGCTCCGATCTGGTGATCCTCGCCGGGCGTCCGGCGATGGGCAAGACCGCGCTTGCCACCAACATGGCCTTTTCCGCCGCGATGCGGTTGATCCGCGACCGGCAGGACGGCATCGACGAAGGCCAGTCGCCGGGTGCGGGCGTCGCCTTCTTCTCGCTGGAAATGTCGGCAGACCAGCTTGCCACCCGTATTCTGGCCGAACAGTCGGGCATAAGCTCCGAAAGCCTGCGCATGGGCAAGATCAGCCGCGACGAGTTCCGCAACCTTGCCCGCGCGGCGGCCGATCTCCAGCAGCTTCCGCTCTATATCGACGATACGCCGGCGCTTTCCATCGCTGCGCTGCGCACCCGCGCGCGGCGGTTGAAGCGCCAGCGCGGCATCGGCATGATCGTGGTCGATTATCTCCAGCTCCTGCAGGGCTCGAGCCGCCAGGCGAGCGAAAATCGCGTGAACGAGATCTCGGAGATCACGCGCGGCCTGAAGACGCTCGCCAAGGAGCTGAACCTCCCGGTGCTAGCGCTGTCGCAGCTCTCGCGTCAGGTGGAGCAACGCGAGGACAAGCGCCCGCAGCTTTCGGACCTGCGCGAATCCGGCACCATCGAGCAGGACGCCGACATCGTTCTGTTCGTATTCCGCGAGGAATATTATCACGCATCGAAAAAGCCGGAGGACGGCTCGGAAAAGTTCGAGAAATGGCTGGACAAGGCGCACCGGATCGACGGCCGCGCCGAGGTGATCGTCGCCAAGCAGCGTCACGGATCGACCGGCATCGTCCCGATGATGTTCCACAAGCAGACGACCAAGTTCAGCGATGCAGTCGACGACGGCTATCTGCCCGCGCAATATGAATAG
- the nadB gene encoding L-aspartate oxidase — MADVDADVIIIGSGAAGLTAALTLAPRLKVVVLAKSNISSGSTAWAQGGIAAVLEPGDTFESHIDDTMTAGAGLNNRDAVEFVVENAPAVIERLADLGVPFNPGEAGGERWHLTQEGGHSHRRIVHVDDATGMAVQQALEAAAAAHPNIHLVPDMVAIDLITGRHQDSPAADPRRVWGVYACDRETGHVRRFTGRATVLATGGASRAYLYSTNTRGSTGDGIAMAWRAGCRVSNMEFNQFHPTCLYHPEVKNFLITEAMRGEGAVLKRPTDGSRFMPDFDPRGELAPRDIVARAIDHEIKRLGLDFVHLDISHKPADFITGHFPTIHKRLLDLGIDITREPIPVVPAAHYTCGGVLIDLAGRTDLPGLYAAGEVSQSGLHGANRLASNSLLECLVFGQAAAADILANWSGLEPTPSIREWDESRVTDSDEEVVVHHNWREIRRFMWDYVGIVRTTKRLERALHRVALLRSEVQEYYSNFRVTPDLIELRNLIDVADLIVRSALSRKESRGLHYTLDYPETLARGEDTILPPAPAK, encoded by the coding sequence ATGGCTGATGTCGACGCGGATGTCATCATCATCGGCTCAGGCGCCGCCGGGCTGACCGCCGCGCTCACCCTCGCGCCGAGGCTGAAGGTGGTGGTGCTTGCGAAGTCCAACATCTCGTCGGGCTCCACCGCATGGGCACAGGGCGGAATCGCCGCGGTGCTGGAGCCGGGCGACACGTTCGAGAGCCACATCGACGACACCATGACGGCCGGGGCGGGCCTCAACAACCGCGATGCGGTGGAATTCGTGGTCGAAAACGCGCCTGCGGTGATCGAACGCCTCGCCGACCTTGGGGTCCCGTTCAATCCCGGCGAAGCAGGGGGAGAGCGCTGGCATCTGACGCAGGAGGGTGGCCACAGCCATCGCCGCATCGTCCATGTCGACGACGCCACCGGCATGGCGGTGCAGCAGGCGCTGGAAGCGGCCGCCGCCGCGCATCCGAACATCCACCTCGTGCCGGACATGGTCGCGATCGACCTCATCACCGGCCGGCATCAGGATTCGCCGGCCGCCGACCCCCGCCGCGTCTGGGGCGTCTATGCCTGCGACCGCGAAACCGGCCATGTGAGGCGGTTCACCGGCCGCGCCACGGTGCTTGCAACCGGCGGTGCGTCACGCGCCTATCTCTATTCGACCAACACCAGAGGGTCGACCGGCGACGGAATCGCCATGGCATGGCGCGCCGGGTGCCGCGTGTCGAACATGGAGTTCAACCAGTTTCACCCGACCTGTCTCTATCACCCCGAGGTCAAGAACTTCCTCATCACCGAGGCGATGCGCGGCGAAGGTGCGGTTCTGAAGCGGCCGACCGATGGCAGTCGCTTCATGCCCGATTTCGACCCTCGGGGAGAGCTTGCGCCGCGCGACATCGTCGCCCGCGCGATCGACCATGAGATCAAGCGCCTCGGCCTTGATTTCGTGCACCTCGACATCAGCCACAAGCCGGCCGATTTTATCACCGGGCATTTCCCCACCATTCACAAGCGGCTGCTCGATCTTGGCATCGACATCACCAGGGAGCCGATCCCGGTCGTCCCCGCCGCGCATTACACCTGCGGCGGCGTGTTGATCGACCTTGCCGGACGCACCGACCTGCCCGGCCTTTATGCGGCGGGTGAGGTCAGCCAGTCCGGCCTCCATGGCGCCAACCGGCTGGCGTCCAACTCGCTGCTCGAGTGCCTTGTGTTCGGCCAGGCGGCGGCGGCCGACATTCTGGCGAACTGGTCCGGCCTCGAACCGACGCCGTCCATCCGCGAATGGGACGAAAGCCGGGTCACCGATTCGGACGAGGAAGTGGTCGTCCACCACAACTGGCGCGAGATCCGGCGGTTCATGTGGGACTATGTCGGCATCGTCAGAACCACCAAGCGGCTGGAGCGGGCCTTGCACCGCGTCGCGCTGCTGCGCTCCGAAGTACAGGAATATTACAGCAATTTCCGGGTGACGCCCGATCTGATCGAACTGAGGAACCTGATCGACGTCGCCGACCTTATCGTCCGTTCGGCGCTTTCGCGGAAGGAAAGCCGCGGGCTGCATTACACGCTCGACTATCCCGAAACGCTGGCGCGGGGTGAAGACACGATACTTCCTCCAGCCCCTGCAAAATGA
- a CDS encoding lipopolysaccharide biosynthesis protein, giving the protein MSDLAALAKGGRTNFFGFLLRLAARLPFLFIAGRMYGAEALGRFAYAIIVVEFAAQIATLGLKRGLAEQLSTDGRPDTHVVWDALLVGWIVSAIAAVVLITLPGLMFPNSAINGLDRLLPLIVFAIVGSDITLAALAYRHDIGATVRARSVIEPWAISIGAFAFAFYSTRDGLILSYVVSLVAALIASLLPFVRSYGWPRGWRPKPVELFALARKNVPLAGADAIEWGSRRLDLAILGLFFSPAVVGIYYVAQQVASLPQKLKTSFDPILGPVITRNLAKGDKKGVAAQVAQVGFWIIAAQAGVALALGIPGEGVMGLVGPHFVAGIVILAVLLSVEVVAATAAVSEAGLVYVARHRNLMISLLMVGIQIALSFALILAARAYQLPELVAAAAPAVALLIALGLASVLKARLLSRILGAPVSGWRWALLPAVAVAVVVGAVVTRVPEWGELIFGIPAILLSYGLVIWYRGFGPDDRVLFRMKAPEAPSP; this is encoded by the coding sequence ATGAGTGATCTTGCCGCGCTCGCCAAGGGTGGACGCACCAACTTTTTCGGGTTCCTGCTGCGGCTTGCAGCACGCCTGCCCTTCCTGTTCATCGCGGGGCGCATGTATGGCGCGGAGGCGCTTGGACGCTTCGCCTATGCGATCATCGTCGTGGAGTTTGCAGCCCAGATCGCAACGCTTGGCCTGAAGCGCGGGCTTGCCGAGCAGTTGAGCACCGATGGCCGGCCCGACACCCATGTGGTGTGGGACGCGCTTCTCGTCGGCTGGATCGTGTCAGCGATCGCGGCGGTGGTGCTGATCACGCTTCCGGGCCTGATGTTTCCGAACAGCGCCATCAACGGGCTGGACCGGCTGCTGCCGCTCATCGTCTTCGCGATCGTCGGTTCCGACATCACGCTTGCGGCGCTCGCCTATCGCCATGACATCGGGGCCACCGTTCGCGCCCGCTCGGTCATCGAGCCATGGGCGATCAGCATCGGCGCATTCGCCTTTGCATTCTATTCCACGCGCGACGGACTGATCCTGTCCTATGTCGTCTCGCTGGTGGCCGCGCTCATCGCCTCGCTGCTGCCCTTCGTCCGGAGCTATGGCTGGCCCCGGGGATGGCGGCCAAAGCCGGTGGAGCTTTTTGCGCTTGCCCGAAAGAATGTGCCGCTGGCGGGCGCGGATGCGATCGAATGGGGCTCGCGCCGCCTTGATCTCGCGATCCTCGGCCTGTTCTTTTCGCCCGCCGTGGTCGGCATCTATTATGTCGCCCAGCAGGTCGCCTCGCTTCCGCAAAAGCTGAAGACGAGCTTCGACCCCATTCTCGGGCCGGTCATCACCCGCAACCTTGCGAAAGGCGACAAGAAGGGCGTCGCCGCGCAGGTGGCGCAGGTCGGCTTCTGGATCATCGCCGCGCAGGCGGGGGTCGCGCTTGCGCTCGGCATCCCCGGCGAGGGCGTGATGGGGCTGGTTGGGCCGCATTTCGTCGCGGGCATCGTCATCCTCGCCGTGCTGCTGTCGGTGGAGGTGGTGGCCGCCACCGCCGCCGTATCGGAGGCCGGGCTGGTTTATGTCGCCAGGCACCGCAACCTGATGATCTCGCTGCTGATGGTCGGAATCCAGATCGCGCTGAGCTTTGCCCTGATCCTCGCGGCGCGCGCCTATCAGCTGCCCGAACTTGTCGCCGCCGCCGCACCCGCAGTCGCGCTGCTCATCGCGCTCGGCCTCGCGTCCGTCCTCAAGGCGCGCCTGCTGTCGCGCATTCTGGGCGCGCCCGTATCCGGCTGGCGCTGGGCGCTGCTCCCCGCCGTCGCGGTGGCGGTGGTGGTGGGCGCCGTCGTCACCCGCGTGCCCGAATGGGGGGAGCTGATCTTCGGCATCCCCGCCATTCTGCTGAGCTATGGGCTGGTGATCTGGTACCGGGGTTTTGGTCCCGACGACCGCGTGCTGTTCAGGATGAAAGCGCCGGAAGCGCCCTCACCCTGA
- a CDS encoding ABC transporter ATP-binding protein, translating to MTNAAISIQGLEKTYSNGKRALDGVSFDVPRGQIFGLLGPNGAGKSTLINILAGLVNKTGGKASIWGFDIDAHARNAKASIGIVPQEILFDPFFSPAEVLEMQAGLYGVPKHKRRTMELLRAVRLEDKADAYARTLSGGMKRRLLVAKAMVHTPPVLVLDEPTAGVDIELRQQLWTYVRELNQGGVTVVLTTHYLEEAEELCDRIAIINHGRLIANEPTHELVGQAHEKQVVVTIDRDLTEVPQAPCFGRITLSAPRVVTISYDRRRVNAGDVLGALTAAGLGIVDVSTQEPDLEDVFLSLTRAPADG from the coding sequence ATGACAAACGCGGCAATTTCGATCCAGGGTCTGGAGAAGACCTACAGCAACGGCAAGCGGGCGCTGGACGGGGTGAGCTTCGACGTGCCGCGCGGGCAGATCTTCGGCCTGCTGGGGCCGAACGGCGCCGGCAAGTCCACGCTCATCAATATCCTCGCGGGCCTTGTGAACAAGACGGGAGGCAAGGCCAGCATCTGGGGGTTCGACATCGACGCCCATGCCCGCAACGCCAAGGCGTCCATCGGCATCGTTCCGCAGGAAATCCTGTTCGACCCGTTCTTTTCACCGGCCGAGGTGCTGGAGATGCAGGCGGGCCTTTATGGCGTGCCCAAACACAAGCGCCGCACGATGGAACTGCTCCGCGCCGTGCGGCTTGAGGACAAGGCCGACGCCTATGCACGCACCCTGTCGGGCGGGATGAAGCGGCGGCTGCTCGTTGCAAAGGCGATGGTCCATACGCCGCCGGTGCTGGTGCTGGACGAGCCGACCGCCGGTGTCGACATCGAGCTGCGCCAGCAGCTCTGGACCTATGTCAGGGAGCTGAACCAGGGCGGTGTCACCGTGGTGCTCACCACCCATTATCTGGAAGAGGCGGAGGAGCTTTGCGACCGGATCGCCATCATCAACCACGGCAGGCTCATCGCCAACGAGCCGACGCATGAACTGGTGGGGCAGGCGCATGAAAAACAGGTCGTCGTCACCATCGACCGCGATCTGACGGAAGTCCCCCAGGCGCCCTGTTTCGGCCGGATAACGCTGTCCGCGCCCCGGGTCGTCACGATCAGCTACGACCGGCGCAGGGTGAACGCCGGGGATGTGCTCGGCGCGCTGACGGCGGCCGGTCTGGGCATCGTCGACGTCTCCACCCAGGAGCCTGACCTTGAGGATGTTTTCCTGAGCCTGACGAGAGCCCCCGCCGATGGCTGA
- a CDS encoding DedA family protein — translation MASDDKPLVVITGAAGNIGRSLTAALCHRYSIVGIDLKGGGTDFPVIEADFTSDDSMAAAMEKLPRFILLTLLGAGIWTGLLAMAGYWLGAEYRQVARYLGPTSTIILGSAFVYYIYRVVTFRRR, via the coding sequence TTGGCAAGCGATGACAAGCCCTTGGTGGTGATCACCGGCGCGGCGGGCAACATCGGCCGTTCGCTCACTGCCGCGCTTTGCCACCGCTACAGCATCGTCGGCATTGACCTGAAAGGCGGCGGGACGGATTTCCCGGTCATCGAGGCCGATTTCACCAGTGACGATTCCATGGCCGCCGCCATGGAGAAGCTGCCCCGCTTCATTCTGCTGACGCTGCTGGGGGCGGGCATATGGACGGGGCTTCTGGCGATGGCCGGCTATTGGCTGGGCGCGGAATACCGCCAGGTGGCGCGCTATCTGGGCCCGACGAGCACCATCATCCTCGGCTCGGCCTTCGTCTATTACATCTACCGCGTCGTCACCTTCCGGCGGCGCTAG
- the polA gene encoding DNA polymerase I, translated as MASNHLYLVDGSSYIFRAYHRLPPLTNTRGEPVGAVYGFTTMLWKLVEELNRDESPTHLAVILDASSKTFRNDLYDKYKAHRPPPPEDLVPQFPIIRQAVRAFSVPCIEEMGLEADDIIACYAEAALKQGWQVTIVSSDKDLMQLIQPGLDLLDTMNNRRIDRDYVIEKFGVPPEQLGEVLALMGDSVDNVPGVPGVGPKTASELIRTYGSLEAVLAAAPEIKKPKLRENLIAHADNARLSRELVRLVCDSPLPEPLDDLKLKGIPPEPLKAFLADQGFRSLLTKLGGDIPPPPAAPEPSEADDPPFNHDDYVCVTDEATLDSWIAEGFSAGVIAVDTETDSVDATRAALVGVSLATAPGRACYIPIGHGGDGLLSEAPKQLPRDLVLAKLRPLLEDEATLKIGHNLKYDLIVLRRAGVDVTPYDDTMLLSYALDAGRNGHGMDELCNLHLKHCPVAFKDVCGTGKSQITFDKAPLDRATCYAAEDADVTLRLWRRLKPRLAREGLARVYEMVDRPLVPVIAETERAGIKVDREELARLSGDYAREIMRLEGEIHALAGRPFTIGSPKQLGEVLYGQMGLAGGKKGKTGAHSTDVNELERLAAEGAPIARLVLDWRQLSKLKSTYTDALQTQINPETDRVHTSFSLAVAQTGRLSSTDPNLQNIPIRTELGRRIRDAFVAEPGHVILAADYSQIELRIAAHMADVPALKQAFADGADIHNLTAQELFGEVNRDTRGRAKTINFAILYGISAFGLAGRLGCDRGEAQAIIDRYFDRFPGIRNYIAETLNGARETGYVTTLFGRRTHFPNLTSKNMNERMGSERAAINAPIQGTSADIIKRAMTRMIPALAAAGLDGTRMLLQVHDELVFEVPEADVDRASTVIRTVMEGAAEPAISLSVPLGVGIGTGASWGAAH; from the coding sequence ATGGCTTCAAATCATCTCTATCTGGTCGACGGCTCCAGCTACATCTTTCGCGCCTATCACCGGCTGCCGCCGCTCACCAACACGCGTGGCGAACCGGTCGGCGCGGTCTATGGCTTCACCACCATGCTGTGGAAGCTGGTGGAGGAACTGAACCGCGACGAAAGCCCCACCCATCTGGCGGTGATCCTGGACGCTTCCTCCAAGACCTTCCGCAACGATCTTTACGACAAGTATAAGGCGCACCGGCCGCCGCCGCCCGAAGATCTGGTGCCCCAGTTCCCCATCATCCGCCAAGCGGTCCGCGCCTTTTCGGTGCCCTGCATCGAGGAGATGGGGCTTGAGGCGGACGATATCATCGCCTGCTATGCCGAAGCCGCGCTGAAACAGGGCTGGCAGGTGACGATCGTATCGTCCGACAAGGATCTGATGCAGCTGATCCAGCCGGGACTCGACCTGCTCGACACGATGAACAACCGCCGCATCGACCGCGATTATGTGATCGAGAAGTTCGGCGTGCCGCCCGAACAGCTTGGCGAGGTGCTGGCGCTGATGGGCGACAGCGTCGACAATGTGCCGGGCGTCCCCGGCGTCGGCCCGAAAACCGCGTCCGAGCTGATCCGCACCTACGGCAGCCTCGAGGCGGTGCTGGCGGCGGCCCCCGAGATCAAGAAGCCCAAGCTGCGCGAAAACCTGATCGCACATGCCGACAACGCCCGGTTGTCGCGCGAACTGGTGCGGCTGGTGTGCGACAGCCCCCTGCCGGAACCGCTCGACGACCTGAAGCTGAAGGGCATCCCGCCGGAGCCGCTGAAGGCGTTCCTCGCCGATCAGGGATTCCGCTCGCTGCTGACGAAGCTGGGCGGCGACATCCCGCCCCCGCCGGCCGCGCCCGAGCCGAGCGAAGCGGACGACCCGCCCTTCAACCATGACGACTATGTCTGCGTCACCGATGAGGCGACGCTTGATAGCTGGATAGCCGAAGGCTTTTCGGCCGGCGTGATTGCGGTGGACACCGAGACCGACAGCGTCGACGCCACCCGCGCGGCGCTGGTCGGGGTGAGTCTCGCGACCGCGCCCGGCCGGGCCTGTTACATCCCCATCGGCCATGGCGGCGACGGGCTGCTTTCCGAAGCGCCGAAGCAGCTTCCCCGCGATCTCGTACTCGCCAAGCTGCGGCCGCTGCTGGAAGACGAGGCGACGCTGAAGATTGGCCACAACCTCAAATACGATCTCATCGTCCTGCGCCGGGCAGGCGTCGACGTGACCCCCTATGACGACACGATGCTCCTGAGCTACGCGCTGGACGCGGGCCGCAACGGGCATGGCATGGACGAGCTGTGCAACCTGCACCTGAAGCACTGCCCCGTCGCCTTCAAGGACGTGTGCGGCACGGGCAAGTCCCAGATCACCTTCGACAAGGCCCCGCTGGATCGCGCGACCTGCTATGCCGCCGAGGACGCCGATGTGACGCTGCGGCTCTGGCGGCGGCTGAAGCCCCGCCTCGCGCGCGAGGGCCTGGCCCGCGTCTACGAGATGGTCGACCGGCCGCTGGTGCCCGTCATCGCCGAGACGGAGCGCGCCGGCATCAAGGTGGACAGGGAGGAGCTGGCGCGGCTGTCGGGCGACTATGCGCGCGAGATCATGCGGCTTGAGGGGGAGATCCACGCGCTGGCGGGCAGGCCCTTCACCATCGGCAGCCCCAAGCAGCTTGGCGAGGTGCTCTATGGCCAGATGGGTCTTGCCGGCGGCAAGAAGGGAAAGACCGGCGCTCATTCAACCGACGTCAACGAGCTGGAGCGGCTGGCGGCAGAGGGCGCGCCGATCGCGCGACTGGTGCTCGACTGGCGGCAGCTCTCCAAGCTGAAATCCACCTATACGGATGCGCTCCAGACCCAGATCAATCCGGAAACGGATCGTGTCCACACCAGCTTTTCGCTGGCGGTCGCCCAGACGGGCCGTCTGTCGTCCACCGATCCCAATCTCCAGAACATCCCCATCCGTACCGAACTGGGCCGCCGCATCCGCGACGCCTTTGTCGCGGAGCCGGGGCATGTGATCCTTGCCGCCGATTACAGCCAGATCGAGCTGCGGATCGCCGCGCACATGGCCGATGTGCCCGCATTGAAGCAGGCCTTCGCCGACGGGGCCGACATCCACAACCTGACCGCGCAGGAGCTGTTCGGCGAGGTCAACCGCGACACCCGCGGGCGCGCCAAGACGATCAACTTCGCCATCCTCTACGGCATATCCGCTTTCGGCCTTGCCGGACGGCTGGGCTGCGACCGGGGCGAGGCGCAGGCGATCATCGACCGCTATTTCGACCGCTTCCCCGGCATCCGCAACTATATCGCCGAAACGCTGAACGGCGCGCGCGAGACCGGCTATGTCACGACCCTGTTCGGGCGCAGGACGCACTTCCCCAACCTCACGTCCAAGAACATGAACGAGCGGATGGGGTCGGAGCGGGCGGCGATCAACGCACCGATCCAGGGCACGTCGGCCGACATCATCAAGCGGGCGATGACCCGCATGATCCCCGCGCTGGCCGCGGCGGGGCTGGACGGCACGCGCATGCTCCTTCAGGTGCACGACGAACTTGTGTTCGAGGTGCCCGAAGCCGATGTGGATCGCGCCTCCACGGTCATCCGCACGGTGATGGAAGGCGCGGCGGAGCCTGCGATCAGCCTTTCCGTGCCGCTGGGTGTCGGCATCGGCACCGGCGCGTCCTGGGGCGCGGCGCACTGA
- a CDS encoding DMT family transporter gives MLRLSSAVCFAILAALVKLASAGGIPFIQPMFFRSFFATLLIAGYIAVLRDPGLLKTQRPNAHLFRSAIGGTGMLFVFMGIVALPLDQATAIGFSAPLIATLLSAVFLKEKVGRHRWLATMIGFLGVLIIIHPDPGTMISQGAIYALVGVCFISATAVTIRQIAATESGVTIAFYFMALSSVALAVALPFFWTTPTSWQWLLLAGIGIAGGLVQLTSTVALRYAPVSTLVPFDYTQLLWAALVAFILWGDVPGEDTLAGAAIVIASGLYIVHRERKLKLPHPPISRITDGG, from the coding sequence ATGCTCCGCCTGTCGAGCGCCGTGTGCTTTGCGATCCTGGCGGCGCTCGTGAAGCTGGCTTCGGCAGGGGGCATCCCCTTCATCCAGCCCATGTTCTTCCGCAGCTTCTTCGCGACGCTCCTGATCGCGGGCTATATCGCCGTGCTTCGCGACCCCGGACTGCTGAAGACGCAGCGGCCGAACGCGCATCTGTTCCGCTCCGCCATCGGCGGAACCGGAATGCTGTTCGTCTTCATGGGCATCGTGGCGCTGCCGCTGGACCAAGCGACCGCCATCGGCTTTTCGGCGCCCCTCATTGCGACCTTGCTGTCCGCCGTCTTCCTGAAGGAGAAGGTCGGGCGGCATCGCTGGCTTGCCACCATGATCGGCTTTTTGGGCGTCCTCATCATCATTCACCCCGATCCGGGCACAATGATCTCGCAAGGCGCTATATATGCGCTTGTCGGCGTGTGCTTCATCTCCGCCACCGCAGTCACCATCCGCCAGATCGCCGCCACCGAATCCGGAGTCACCATCGCCTTTTATTTCATGGCGCTGTCCTCGGTCGCACTTGCCGTCGCCCTGCCCTTCTTCTGGACGACGCCCACGTCCTGGCAATGGCTGCTGCTTGCGGGCATCGGCATCGCGGGCGGGCTTGTCCAGCTTACCAGCACCGTCGCGCTCCGATATGCACCTGTCTCCACCCTGGTGCCGTTCGACTATACCCAGCTTCTCTGGGCGGCGCTGGTCGCCTTCATCCTGTGGGGTGACGTGCCGGGCGAGGATACGCTGGCGGGCGCCGCGATCGTCATCGCCAGCGGTCTTTACATCGTCCACCGCGAGCGCAAGCTGAAGCTGCCGCATCCGCCGATCTCTCGCATCACCGACGGAGGCTGA